The Zingiber officinale cultivar Zhangliang chromosome 2A, Zo_v1.1, whole genome shotgun sequence genomic sequence TGTTCCCTGCACCGATATCAGCtgtccatgtgaatgagctcacTGGAGTAGTGCTGACTGCTGCTGGCATTCTACTTGCAATTTGGAGTGTGAATGGAGATTGCCTCGCAGTCATCAACACCTCGCAGCTCCCTTCCGATTTTATTTTGTCAGTTACAAGCGTTACACATTCTGATTGGCAAGATACAAATTGGTTTGCGACTGGCCATCAGAGCGGAGCGGTGAAGGTTTGGAACATGCTGCATTACTCGACAGACGAAGCGAACACCAGGAGTAGGCCACCAAAAACCACCACTGCTGCAGGAGGATTGGCTTTATGTGGGAAGCTTCCTGAATACAATTTGATTTTGCACAAAGTGCTCAAGTCCCATAAGCATCCGGTGACAGCACTTCATGTTACGAGTGATCTAAAACAAATGCTGAGCGGGGATTCAAGTGGACACTTGCTATCGTGGACTGTTCCCGACGATAGTTTGAAAGCTTCCGGAGGCCTAGGATGATTATAGTTGAGTCAATCTGCTAAGGCTTTAAGAAAGCTCGGGTCTGTGAATCTGTGACCTAATTTTGATCACTGGCTGACCACTGTTTCGGTAGGGCAACTGTCTGTTTGCCTACATGAGCCTTTTGGACCATCACAGAACAGCATGCCAATATTTTGAACGGAGTTTATGGGCTATGACGATAACTGGCAATAAGGCAACCGAGCTTACAAATAGCAGTGGCTTAGCCaacatttttttcccttttttttggtGGCACCGCAAGCAGGGATGCTGCATTCTGATCCCCATGCACTGTATGCTGTTGTTTTTATACCTGTTGTGGTGTAAATAGGCGATAACAGGTCATTCCACATTACGTTGTATAGGACATGCAATATGCATAGAATACTTTTGGAGGGGGGAGTGGGGGTGTGTAATAGGTTTTTGGGGGTGTCTGTAAGTGAGGAAGGGGCTTCATATACGTTAATTAATGACATTGTTTTTGTTGTTTATTATTCCAGAGGGTGTAATTTTCCACCCATTATCCACCTCAATGTTTGCTGTGGATGATTCTTTGATGTAGCCGTAATTTTCTACCCATTTCTTCTGTGtggtattttaaaataattattgtaaaaaaaaaaaatgaaatggagCGATAGATGCAGCTCAACAAACACTAAAGTACCTAAGAACGGAGTGGATCGGTTAATCCGAAACGCAAAATAACAAAGATATACTATTATGAGTATATACTATTTCTTTCTCCTGGACAGATATaagcagcaaaaaaaaaaaatagaggacATTGTTTATGTTCTATCCAAAAATTTTAAAGAGCAAGAGCAAAAGCGTCGATAGAAATTAAACTATTTCTTTAGGCTATCTGTCCGCTAGAGAGAAGATACATGCCTTGAACGTTGTCAATCCTTAGCGTCCGCAATGCCTCCTGGAGTTATCTGGAAAACGTAATCCCTGGGTCAAAGATATCAACAGATCATTCTCCATTTTCACCATTTGTTTTCAGCAAAAAAGGTAAAAGatttcataataaaacaaatcaaatcagttcttttgatatttttaagTAGCTGAGCCTATTATCTCTAAAAGGTTTCGACATTGAACTTGCTTTAGTACCACTATTTGACGATCTAGTTTTACAATTAATTCAGTCGAAACTCTTATCTTTTCATATTGTTAATAGTTTCATAGATTtggaataacaaaaaaaaaaaataataaagttgTATAAATTTGAAGGATATGGCTTCAGCCTCTGGAAGATTGGGAGCGTCAAACATCTTGCAGACGCGCTGCTCGCCTTTGCCTTTCCTCAGCATGAGTCGGATGGTGACGGCGTGGGCAAGCACATGACCTCCCGCTGGCTTCTTAGGATCCGATATGAACATACCTCCTCCAGGATCAGCAATTACTAACAATAACAAAAAAGAAATACGAATTCTGACGATTATAAAAAATCAGCATCGATGAACAAAAATGCTTAAGACAATAGTTGCTAGTTATATTTCACATCTTTCAACACAAACTGCTTGTTATTAGAATCCATTTTGGCATCTTTCTATCGAGCAGGGAATTAATACTAATTGCacattaaaataatatataatatttttttaaaagaagatTTGTTTGTCCATAAAACGCAAATCATTTATTAAGAACACATGTCGAGATCCGAAATCTAACCTTGGTTGGTTATGAAGACTGCCACATTGAACTCCTCGGCAATCTTAATCAGGCGGGAGAGCATTTGCGCCAATTTTTGCTGCAAAAGAGGGGTTGAAGAACAAGACAAAATATAATATGAGCTTGTGCTGTGTGACTGTGAGATGAGCGCATTGAGCAAACCTGGCGCTCGGCAAGCTCGCCGCGTCCAGAGAAGTCGACCCGGAACAATGCGATCACGGAATCCACAATCTGCAATCCCACACAGGCTAATTCAAAGTTAACAGCGGCAGGTGATTAAAAAACAAAATGAAGACATAGTTTAGGGTCCAGTTTTGGACCAGAAGCCTGAAGGGCTCTTCGGACATCTTGGCGGCGAGGCCGAGGAGCAAATTGTACTGGTGCTCGTAAGTATAGGCACGCGCGTATATGATCTGCTCTTCCAACGTGCACAAATGAATCGGAATTAGTCATTTTTATCTAAGCATAAAAAAAGAATTTAAGGAGGTGAAAGAAGAATTCTAGGCCTTGCGTTATCAAGAACGGCCCCAGCGTCCATCCCAAACCTCTCTGCAATCGGCACGATCCGATCTGGACGGCTGGAGATTCAATCAAGGAAAGACGTGGACATTTCAAGTGTTGTTTACCTCCAAACCAATCAATCACAGAAGATAACTTAATTGGGGATCAGAAGGATACAAAGTTCCCTCGGTGTCGATATACGCGACCTTCCCGTTGCCTCCGTGCATGTGGATCGGTAGCTGTCGAGAGCAAAAATGCTGAGTGAGTCATAAGAAGAGGAAATCTCCAGTGTGTTGAATTGATCAAATGACATGCACCTGCGTCGATACGCAGAGCGTGTGCGCCAATTGCGTCTTCCCTGATCTGCTCGATTTTTGGCGGACAATCACGACTCAGTTTAAGTTGCATTATACTAGAAAACAGGTGGAGCGAAAGGGAATATAAGATCAGTTGCATAAAAGTTTCGAACCGGAATTCTCCAAATGCCTCAGTGATTGAGAGGGTCTCGATTCCACCTGTTTAATTTCAATCAGTGTTGTGATATTTCTGTTTAGAAGAGGGAATATTTTTGATATTACCGCCAAGGAGTTCATCCAAAGCTTGGCTCCCCGTGGTAATTCGAATCACCGCCTTTCTCTGTGGAATAGAGTAAGGTCAGCTGGAAAGATCGGCCGTTGAAATGTCATTCAACGGATCGGATGTGATCTTACCCTGAGAAGCAGATCGCTTCCGGTTACGTAACCCATGTTCTGCGATTCGTGAACCAGGGAAATGGATTGAATAGATCAAAATAACGAAGCGAGTTAGGGcgattcagaaaaaaaaaaatggagatgAAGGAAAGGTGCCTAACCACGAGCTTCTCAGCAGCCTCGCAGATCTTATCCACCTTGGCTTCGGATAGTCCCTTGATCCCCGTTAAGTTCTAGAAAAGATGCGAAAATGGTGATTGATTGCTCAATGTTTCTAACGAGATCTGAAGCACAAACATAGATCTAACCTTTTTCGTGTGCATCATTAGACCATTGCAAGTGTAGATCCCTGAATCCTGGAGCTTCTTAATGTCGCCCGCGTTAATCCCTTGCGAAATCACTGCAAGTCCCACTCAATCGATCAAATTACAGAGAACTAGCAAGCGATTCGAGAAAGCCAAGACAAAACAAATCTCCCAGCGAGACCAGAATATGATCGAACAAACACTCCTACACCAACCCATCAGATCCAAACTAACTAAGGAATGGATGATCAGAATCCGAACCCTAACTGTTCCAACAAAGCGACGAGCTAAACAACGATCGATAAAAACCAATACCAGCAAAACGAGAAAGATTTGCGGATCCGAACTTACATTTGTCGATCGACTCGAAGagctcttcttcatcttcatcttcccgGTCCACCAGCTGCAGTTGGCCGTGCTCCTCGATCATCTTCTCTTTCCCAGAGCCGAAACCCAACGCGAGAGGTGAGAGACGAAGGAGAGGTTTTGAATCTGACTCCGATTTAAGAATTTTCGAGCGACTTCCGACCTTTCAGCTATTTATAGAGCTGGACTGCAGCGCTCTCCTTCAAACCAGTTGATTCGGGCCTTCCACGTCCGTCCGTTATTTCCCGCCAAAACGAGCAATTTGAATATAACACACGAACATCAAACAAGCCACACAAATGAATGATAAAAACAAAGAGCATAAATAAAATGTCAACCAATCAAACACATGAGTCGATCGACAACATGCTGATGACCAAATCAAAGGTTTTTAAGTCACTAACAGCAAACTAAGTAATTCCACACCATCAAACAACATGTGAACCATTTATATGGAAACAACAAAAATATCTTGATACCATATCAGAATGCTTCAGTTCAATCAAAAGAGGTGGATGCCTGATTTGCAGAAGGCAGATTCAGTTGCCACCCTCCCATTACTCGGCTGAATTCACGAAAGTCCACGTGCACATCGCCATCGAGATCGACTTCCTTAATCATCGCCTCAACTTCATCATACTCTACTTCTTTTCCAAGATTGCATATGACACTCATGAGCTGCGTGCAGAATTTGTAATTAGCAGACAGTTCTTGATGAAATTGACAAAAATCTTGCATTTTAATTGACTTTGACCCAGGGCCGATCCTGAGATATGTCATCGAAGGGCGACAGACAAGGACTTCTGATTTTTAGGGGCCCCTAAATTTGatatgcatatataatatatattatatataattagattactttaataaaaatctaaaaaatatattttattgaattattttaataaaggtcaatatatatatatatatatatatatatatatatatatatatatatatatatatatattctattacaatttaagaaaaaatataaaagaaagaaaaaaaaggaatgtTAAAATTCTATTGTAGATTTTATTTATTGTACAactcttttttcattaatttgttTGAAGTCATAAGACTGAAGGGTAAAGTATGAATCTTGAATATTAATttcctcccttcttctccttAAAATCTTTTCTAATTAAATCAAAAAAGTTTATCatccaattaaaattttaattttatcaataatctcattcatcaatatataaacttacaacgtaagttatctactcatttatattttttcttattgtcaatattcaatattgatttttaatattatattagagtcaatattttataatttttcttacgaTTTAAAAGCATTTAAATAAATCATCCCAATTTTAATCATCATAAAATAGATTATATCAATTGCTTCAAGCACAAACCAAGCTTGATTGTTCTTTGACTATCATTTTCACtgtttgtttttgtttcattATTAGCTTTGTTGCTGATTTTTTggatgttttatttttacacttgaaaTTTATAGTATAAACATGTTTCCAAAGAAATATCAATCTTGAAgtcaaaaaagaaaacaaaagaaaaagagtggaACAGATTATTAAAATTCACAACGTTCTTCGTAAGTTTTTTAAAGCTAGTTCTTCAATTGAAgattcaattgatgaattacaaaaagaaaattaagaagaactaaatgatcatACAACAAATGAGCAACAATCaactaatcaagaagaactaaataatcatgcaatcaatgagctggaagaattgagagaaaatgatgatcataATCATGCAAAGAATGAGcaggaagaattgagagaaaatgatgataataATTTGAATATAAATGACTTGACAATTTTATGAGGCAggatctcctggaccactttttgt encodes the following:
- the LOC122041750 gene encoding meiotic recombination protein DMC1 homolog, with translation MIEEHGQLQLVDREDEDEEELFESIDKLISQGINAGDIKKLQDSGIYTCNGLMMHTKKNLTGIKGLSEAKVDKICEAAEKLVNMGYVTGSDLLLRRKAVIRITTGSQALDELLGGGIETLSITEAFGEFRSGKTQLAHTLCVSTQLPIHMHGGNGKVAYIDTEGTFRPDRIVPIAERFGMDAGAVLDNIIYARAYTYEHQYNLLLGLAAKMSEEPFRLLIVDSVIALFRVDFSGRGELAERQQKLAQMLSRLIKIAEEFNVAVFITNQVIADPGGGMFISDPKKPAGGHVLAHAVTIRLMLRKGKGEQRVCKMFDAPNLPEAEAVFQITPGGIADAKD